The Amycolatopsis sp. DG1A-15b genome window below encodes:
- a CDS encoding PLP-dependent aminotransferase family protein codes for MPVEWAGSGPELLFTIDRESGDGLRAQLERQLRDAICGGRLAGGERLPSSRELARALGLSRGLVQDCYAQLQAEGYLTSRPGSATRVAAVARRAAPPPPSPRTPPRPAIADFRHGVPDLRLAPREDWAWAVREVCRTAPNTAFDYGDPIGERQLREVLAAYLRRVRAVAASAEQIVVCTGMAQALGLVLRALAVDGVTLAFEDPGAVRSTTSQAAAAGLAAVPVPVDEDGLDVEALDRSGARAVLVTPAHQWPTGVVLAGHRRQELLAWARRRDGLVIEDDYDAEFRYDRDPVGSLQGLDPGHVVSLGTVSKSLAPALRLGWLVAPERLVPALARDKLVTDRGSPGLDQLALALLIESGRYDRHLRRVRAEYAARRRTLVDALAAHAPGLRVTGLAAGFHAVLHLPPGADEQRVIDQARQRGVGLYGLAGLHATPGPRPPRLILGFGDTPDHAIAPGIAAVADLLRG; via the coding sequence ATGCCTGTGGAGTGGGCCGGTTCGGGTCCGGAGCTGCTGTTCACGATCGACCGCGAGAGCGGCGACGGCCTCCGCGCGCAGCTCGAGCGGCAACTGCGTGACGCGATCTGCGGCGGCCGCCTGGCGGGTGGGGAGCGGCTGCCGTCGTCCCGTGAACTCGCCCGCGCCCTCGGCCTGTCCCGCGGCCTGGTCCAGGACTGCTACGCCCAGTTGCAGGCCGAGGGCTACCTGACCAGCCGGCCCGGATCGGCCACGCGCGTGGCGGCGGTCGCCCGCCGGGCCGCGCCACCGCCGCCGAGCCCGCGGACGCCGCCACGGCCCGCGATCGCCGACTTCCGCCACGGCGTGCCCGATCTCCGCCTGGCACCCCGCGAGGACTGGGCGTGGGCGGTCCGCGAGGTCTGCCGCACCGCGCCGAACACCGCGTTCGACTACGGCGACCCGATCGGCGAGCGGCAGCTGCGGGAGGTGCTCGCGGCGTACCTGCGCCGGGTGCGGGCGGTCGCGGCCTCGGCCGAGCAGATCGTCGTCTGCACCGGGATGGCGCAGGCGCTCGGGCTGGTGCTGCGGGCGCTCGCCGTCGACGGCGTCACCCTGGCCTTCGAGGACCCCGGCGCCGTCCGGTCGACGACGAGCCAGGCAGCCGCCGCCGGCTTGGCCGCGGTCCCCGTCCCGGTCGACGAAGACGGCCTGGACGTCGAGGCCCTCGACCGCAGCGGGGCGCGAGCCGTGCTGGTCACCCCGGCACACCAGTGGCCGACCGGCGTGGTGCTCGCCGGGCACCGCCGTCAGGAACTCCTCGCGTGGGCCCGCCGGCGCGACGGCCTCGTCATCGAAGACGACTACGACGCGGAATTCCGCTACGACCGCGACCCGGTCGGCTCGCTGCAGGGCCTCGACCCCGGCCACGTCGTCTCGCTCGGCACGGTCAGCAAGTCGCTGGCGCCGGCCCTGCGCCTGGGCTGGCTGGTCGCCCCGGAACGCCTCGTGCCCGCGCTGGCGCGCGACAAGCTCGTCACCGACCGCGGGAGCCCCGGCCTCGACCAGCTGGCGCTGGCGCTGCTCATCGAGTCCGGGCGCTATGACCGGCACCTGCGCCGCGTCCGCGCCGAGTACGCCGCCCGGCGCCGGACGCTCGTCGACGCGCTGGCCGCCCACGCGCCCGGCCTGCGCGTCACCGGGCTCGCCGCCGGGTTCCACGCCGTCCTGCACCTGCCGCCCGGGGCCGACGAGCAGCGGGTGATCGACCAGGCCCGGCAGCGGGGTGTCGGGCTCTACGGCCTGGCCGGGCTGCACGCGACGCCGGGGCCGCGCCCGCCGCGGCTGATCCTGGGGTTCGGCGACACCCCGGACCACGCGATCGCCCCCGGCATCGCCGCCGTCGCCGACCTGTTGCGCGGCTGA
- a CDS encoding MFS transporter, whose protein sequence is MTVDLQLSPRLVSRALLVRFVSIIGSAIGFFLPLSVVPLFAKQAGSEAGAGLATVALLLATVAAELVTPRLVARVGYRWALAAGLVLLGVPTLVLTFSDDIRVIIAVSVVRGIGYAIAVVAGGAVTALLIPADRRGEGLALVGIVGGIPSLLALPAGVWAAAHWGYAPVFVVTTVATLLALLSVPGLPRHSFSASAKEAGVLAGLRNPVLTRPATLFAVSAAAVGVLVTFLPLAAADQPAWVAASALLAQPAAATAARWVAGRIGDRHGPAWLLVPGLLLSAVGMAGLAFTATPAAVIGGAFVFGAGFGALQNATLTLMYARVPAGGESAVSAIWNAAYDLGMAAGALAAGLVISSAGYPVTFALTAVAILPALLLARRDRRP, encoded by the coding sequence ATGACCGTCGACCTGCAGCTGTCCCCCCGGCTGGTGTCCCGCGCCCTGCTGGTGCGCTTCGTCTCGATCATCGGCTCGGCGATCGGCTTCTTCCTGCCGCTTTCGGTGGTGCCGCTGTTCGCGAAGCAGGCCGGCTCGGAAGCCGGCGCGGGGCTCGCGACGGTCGCGTTGCTGCTGGCCACCGTGGCCGCCGAGCTGGTGACGCCGCGGCTCGTCGCCCGCGTCGGCTACCGGTGGGCGCTGGCCGCGGGGCTGGTCCTGCTCGGGGTGCCGACGCTCGTGCTGACCTTCAGCGACGACATCCGCGTGATCATCGCGGTCAGCGTGGTGCGCGGAATCGGGTACGCCATCGCCGTCGTGGCCGGCGGGGCCGTCACCGCCCTGCTGATCCCCGCGGACCGGCGCGGGGAGGGCCTCGCGCTCGTCGGGATCGTCGGCGGGATCCCCAGCCTGCTCGCCTTGCCGGCCGGCGTGTGGGCGGCGGCGCACTGGGGCTACGCACCGGTGTTCGTGGTGACGACCGTGGCGACCCTGCTCGCCCTGCTGTCGGTGCCCGGCCTGCCGCGGCACTCCTTCTCCGCCTCCGCGAAGGAAGCCGGCGTGCTGGCCGGCCTGCGCAACCCGGTGCTGACCCGGCCCGCGACGCTCTTCGCGGTGTCGGCGGCCGCGGTCGGCGTCCTGGTCACGTTCCTCCCGCTGGCCGCCGCGGACCAGCCGGCCTGGGTCGCCGCGAGCGCGTTGCTCGCCCAGCCGGCGGCGGCCACCGCGGCGCGCTGGGTCGCCGGGCGGATCGGCGACCGCCACGGGCCGGCGTGGCTGCTGGTGCCGGGGCTGCTGCTGTCCGCGGTGGGCATGGCGGGCCTCGCCTTCACCGCCACGCCGGCCGCGGTGATCGGCGGGGCGTTCGTGTTCGGCGCCGGGTTCGGCGCGCTGCAGAACGCGACGCTGACGCTGATGTACGCCCGGGTGCCGGCCGGCGGCGAGAGCGCGGTGAGCGCGATCTGGAACGCGGCCTACGACCTCGGCATGGCGGCCGGCGCGCTGGCCGCCGGGCTGGTGATCAGCTCCGCCGGGTACCCGGTGACGTTCGCCCTCACCGCCGTGGCGATCCTGCCGGCGTTGCTGCTGGCGCGGCGCGACCGGCGGCCCTGA